A stretch of the Porifericola rhodea genome encodes the following:
- a CDS encoding DUF1206 domain-containing protein, with protein MNNITTAAKSAGRKAQGSLPETEKWVEKLARFGYASKGVIYVLIGVLAAMAAFGAGGQASGTQGIMKQIIQQPYGKILLGIIAVGFIGYAIWRWVAAIKDAEHKGNDTKGILFRLGYIISGVIYGFLAFRAFKMITGAGGGSSSGSGGGQQFFIDKLLEQPAGQWLVGILAVLAFAKGLYQIYKGYADKFGNDVRDGGVNRKIKDMYMKLGKWGYISRGTIFAIVGFFLFKAAITSNASQAGGTDSAFSFLSSTGGPWLMGLIAIGLAGYGVFQLVKARYKPFNTK; from the coding sequence ATGAACAATATTACCACTGCTGCCAAATCGGCGGGTAGAAAAGCCCAGGGCAGTCTTCCAGAAACAGAGAAATGGGTAGAGAAATTAGCCCGCTTTGGATATGCTTCCAAAGGAGTGATTTATGTTCTTATAGGAGTACTTGCTGCTATGGCAGCTTTTGGTGCTGGAGGACAGGCTTCAGGTACTCAAGGTATTATGAAGCAAATCATACAACAGCCTTACGGTAAAATATTGTTGGGTATTATAGCAGTTGGTTTTATAGGATATGCGATTTGGAGATGGGTAGCTGCCATTAAAGATGCTGAACACAAAGGTAATGATACCAAAGGTATTCTTTTCAGACTCGGATATATCATTAGTGGTGTAATTTATGGGTTTTTAGCCTTCCGTGCCTTTAAAATGATTACAGGTGCTGGTGGTGGAAGTAGCTCCGGTAGTGGAGGTGGACAGCAGTTTTTTATCGATAAGCTGTTAGAACAACCAGCAGGTCAGTGGTTAGTAGGTATTCTGGCCGTGCTTGCATTTGCCAAGGGTCTGTATCAGATTTACAAAGGATATGCTGATAAATTTGGTAATGATGTGAGAGATGGTGGCGTAAACAGAAAGATAAAAGATATGTATATGAAGTTGGGCAAGTGGGGGTATATTTCCAGAGGTACCATATTTGCCATCGTTGGTTTTTTCCTTTTCAAAGCAGCAATTACTTCTAATGCTTCTCAGGCAGGAGGTACCGATAGTGCTTTTAGCTTCTTAAGTTCTACAGGTGGCCCCTGGTTAATGGGACTAATTGCAATTGGTCTGGCCGGATATGGTGTATTCCAACTTGTAAAAGCCAGATATAAGCCGTTTAACACCAAATAA
- a CDS encoding IPT/TIG domain-containing protein, with product MENVKALPPLCKLILGFSLLCIFNCCKEDKTEDPSPEPLAPVITSIEPVSGKVGTEVTIKGQNFGESISANNVQFNGTTASIKEANSTQLITEVPAGATSGIVSLSVGQQRAEGPEFIVEEEVNNIYDCTLNTITEDTSWLNLFEGDTADYIIKCAITIRDNAVLTLEPGVIIHFEGEDSGLFTSEGGALAAVGTEERPIQLMGTNKHAGVWQGIYLGSDNPQNKLEYVEVMHAGRTASSQTGVKAAVQLSKKDESRATIVNCTIKENDGYGLFVNEGSRLDAFSGNYFSNNQLSPVGLYFSMLKEINTSNTLNPDHGQSYIDVRNDEWASEGTIYSIDIPYRFSESQKYYFTDALRIQPGVTLEFVSDAGLRMGARASDCSSTTASLKAVGTPDSLITFKGSTDGHGSWLGIGINSSSPDNQLLYCQISGGGAAKIFNANHKPANLVLQCESSITIQNSIISASVAYGISMHEEDAELLSFSENQITNNREAPLQIHFHQLGQLDTASTYKEGNGKAYIEVVGTALTENDMTISALDVAYRIGLSNAGRIAYVETALSIMPGVVMEFETAAGIKLGNPSVDCIDNTGTLNAIGTADLPIIFKGLTSGQGSWRGIGINSSSPLNHLAYCEISGGGSEKMYNAGGQGNLVLQCSATLKVENSLIMDSGAWGIDKVGGSHTLTEMSNTFDNNASGDIAD from the coding sequence ATGGAAAATGTAAAAGCACTTCCGCCACTCTGTAAGCTTATACTAGGCTTTAGTTTGCTATGCATATTTAATTGCTGCAAAGAAGACAAAACTGAAGACCCTAGCCCTGAACCGCTTGCTCCTGTAATCACCTCTATTGAACCGGTAAGTGGTAAGGTAGGTACTGAGGTAACTATTAAGGGGCAAAACTTCGGCGAAAGTATATCAGCAAACAATGTACAGTTCAATGGTACTACCGCAAGTATAAAAGAGGCAAATAGCACACAACTCATTACAGAAGTGCCTGCCGGAGCTACTAGTGGCATAGTCAGCCTATCAGTAGGTCAGCAAAGAGCAGAAGGCCCTGAATTTATTGTGGAAGAAGAGGTGAACAACATCTACGATTGTACCCTAAACACAATTACTGAAGATACTAGCTGGCTCAATTTGTTTGAAGGCGATACAGCAGATTATATTATCAAATGTGCCATTACAATCAGGGACAATGCAGTTTTGACCCTAGAGCCAGGAGTAATTATTCATTTTGAAGGCGAGGATAGTGGTTTATTTACCAGTGAAGGGGGAGCCTTGGCAGCAGTAGGTACAGAAGAAAGACCTATTCAATTGATGGGCACTAACAAGCACGCAGGGGTATGGCAAGGTATATACCTGGGCTCAGACAATCCTCAGAACAAATTAGAATATGTAGAAGTCATGCATGCCGGACGTACAGCTTCTTCACAGACAGGTGTAAAGGCTGCGGTACAGCTTAGCAAAAAAGATGAATCACGTGCTACCATTGTCAATTGTACTATTAAAGAGAATGATGGCTATGGACTATTTGTTAATGAAGGTAGTCGCTTAGATGCCTTTTCAGGTAATTACTTTAGCAATAACCAACTCTCACCTGTAGGCTTATACTTTAGCATGCTCAAAGAAATAAACACATCAAATACCCTTAATCCTGATCATGGTCAGTCATATATTGATGTGAGAAATGATGAGTGGGCTTCTGAGGGAACAATCTATAGTATAGATATTCCATACCGCTTTTCAGAGAGTCAGAAATATTATTTTACAGATGCATTGCGTATTCAGCCAGGCGTAACACTGGAGTTTGTAAGTGATGCTGGCCTGAGAATGGGAGCGCGCGCCAGCGATTGTAGCTCAACAACTGCTTCTCTTAAAGCAGTAGGTACTCCCGATAGCCTTATAACTTTTAAAGGAAGTACAGATGGTCATGGAAGTTGGCTAGGCATTGGCATCAACTCAAGCAGCCCAGATAATCAGCTATTGTATTGCCAGATAAGTGGGGGAGGGGCCGCTAAAATTTTTAATGCGAATCATAAACCTGCCAATCTTGTATTGCAATGTGAGAGTAGTATAACTATTCAGAACAGTATTATTTCGGCTAGTGTTGCTTATGGCATTAGTATGCACGAAGAAGATGCGGAGCTACTATCTTTTTCAGAAAATCAGATTACCAATAATAGGGAGGCTCCTCTTCAAATTCATTTTCATCAATTAGGTCAGTTAGATACGGCATCTACTTACAAGGAAGGGAATGGCAAAGCCTACATAGAGGTAGTAGGTACTGCATTAACAGAAAATGACATGACCATCTCTGCTCTGGACGTAGCATACAGAATAGGACTTAGTAATGCTGGTCGTATAGCGTATGTAGAAACTGCCTTGAGCATTATGCCCGGTGTAGTTATGGAATTTGAGACAGCAGCAGGTATCAAACTGGGCAATCCTTCGGTAGACTGTATTGACAATACAGGAACACTCAATGCGATAGGGACTGCCGACTTGCCTATTATTTTTAAAGGCTTAACGAGTGGGCAGGGTAGTTGGAGGGGTATTGGAATTAACTCAAGTAGCCCCCTCAACCATTTGGCATATTGCGAAATTTCGGGAGGAGGCTCAGAAAAAATGTACAATGCAGGGGGGCAGGGTAATCTTGTTTTACAATGTTCTGCTACACTAAAAGTAGAAAACTCTCTGATTATGGATAGTGGAGCCTGGGGAATAGATAAGGTGGGAGGTAGTCATACCCTGACAGAAATGAGTAATACTTTTGACAACAATGCTTCGGGAGATATTGCCGATTAG
- a CDS encoding STAS/SEC14 domain-containing protein, protein MIFFENEFAQINYLEDAKTVEMVWKQTTSSQMYRDLFAKGVEALEHFQVANWLSNTTDQGLVAPEDRKWLETQMIPTAIRSGLRNIAVVVSKDIFKRYYVDNVRKYVEKSHLSMQYFDDTKEAVQWLSSVDSSGLARPA, encoded by the coding sequence ATGATCTTTTTCGAGAACGAATTCGCCCAAATCAATTATCTGGAGGATGCTAAGACCGTAGAAATGGTATGGAAACAAACCACCTCCAGCCAGATGTACCGTGACCTTTTTGCCAAAGGAGTAGAAGCCCTGGAGCATTTTCAGGTAGCTAACTGGTTGTCAAATACTACCGATCAGGGATTGGTCGCTCCAGAAGACAGAAAGTGGCTGGAAACACAAATGATTCCGACAGCTATCCGCAGCGGACTCAGAAATATCGCAGTAGTTGTATCAAAAGATATATTCAAACGATATTATGTAGATAATGTGCGCAAGTATGTAGAAAAATCACATTTGAGCATGCAGTATTTTGATGACACCAAAGAGGCTGTGCAGTGGCTTTCATCTGTTGATTCAAGTGGGTTAGCCCGCCCGGCTTAA
- a CDS encoding TonB-dependent receptor domain-containing protein, translating into MSTYSASLPGTPQRIRTLIFLSICFSFFTFTVSAQSQMTKIRGKVVDADTQEALPYATVSLFALDSTLSSGSITNEEGTFELEAAQGNYYLVVNFMGYASAQLSGISLQGKAQHNVGTIKVSSSATDLDEVVVEGEKDAVELALDKKIFNVSQDPINAGRNTADILGNLPSVTVDGEGNVSLRGSTNVQILIDGKPSGLLSFDGAEGLKQLQGSMVDNIEIITNPSARYQAEGMAGIINIVLKKERSRGINGSFELTASQPDNFGATLNLNYRKEKLNFFINYGLFYRNIENPHNSLYQEVFQNDTAFITDQNNTTRQEAMFNNIQFGADYFFNETNILTTSFAYRHAKGTRSTGIEYRDYLFNTNNLQRITRRLQDEDEVEPKLEYTLNYKRDFKREDHELTATLSYIDNWEDSDQLYTQKTFLPDNSPSGEPDLLQHSDNYETEKQLLLQADYVYPFAQEGKMEAGIRTTLRDITNDFLVSEQGEQGWIPLPGLDNEFYYDENIYAAYFIVGNKISKVGYQLGLRTELTDLTTELVQTQEINQRDYINFFPSAHFTYDLINDHKLQLSYSRRLNRPTYSDLTPFVTFYDNRNYFSGNPDLNPDYTHAFEVGHIKYFDKASISSAIYYRHTDDKIFRLRDVVREGDVSASTLRPYNLNSEDAYGAEFISSYQPFGWWKMDLNLNFFRSMIDGTNLDQSFESDTYTWFGQFNSRFTLWGNTDVQLRGNYEAPQQTPQGEQLSTAFMDIAISRELFQNKGAITINVIDVFRSNRDRSIVEGELFYSRKNFLRSPRQINVTLSYRFRQ; encoded by the coding sequence ATGTCAACCTATTCCGCCTCGCTGCCCGGCACTCCTCAGCGTATCAGAACATTAATTTTTCTTAGTATTTGCTTCAGTTTTTTCACTTTTACGGTTTCTGCCCAATCCCAGATGACGAAAATAAGGGGGAAGGTGGTAGATGCGGATACTCAGGAAGCACTGCCCTATGCTACAGTCAGCCTGTTTGCTTTAGATAGCACCTTGAGCAGCGGTAGCATTACCAACGAAGAAGGCACATTTGAACTGGAAGCAGCTCAGGGAAACTACTATCTGGTAGTAAATTTTATGGGGTATGCATCTGCTCAGCTAAGTGGTATCAGCCTTCAGGGGAAAGCACAGCACAATGTTGGAACTATTAAAGTTTCTTCCAGTGCTACAGATCTGGATGAGGTAGTCGTAGAGGGAGAGAAAGATGCCGTAGAACTGGCTCTGGATAAAAAAATATTCAATGTAAGCCAAGACCCCATCAATGCAGGGCGTAATACTGCTGACATTTTAGGAAATCTGCCTTCAGTAACAGTAGATGGTGAAGGAAATGTAAGTCTGCGTGGTAGTACAAATGTGCAAATTCTGATAGATGGAAAGCCCTCCGGGCTGCTAAGTTTTGATGGCGCAGAAGGGCTAAAGCAATTGCAGGGGAGCATGGTAGATAATATAGAAATCATCACAAACCCTTCGGCTCGCTATCAGGCAGAAGGAATGGCCGGTATCATTAATATTGTATTAAAAAAGGAGAGAAGCAGAGGGATTAATGGCTCCTTTGAGCTTACAGCTAGTCAGCCAGATAACTTTGGCGCTACACTTAACCTTAACTATCGTAAAGAAAAGCTCAACTTCTTTATAAACTATGGCCTGTTTTATCGTAACATAGAGAACCCTCACAACTCCTTGTACCAGGAGGTTTTCCAGAATGATACCGCATTTATTACTGACCAGAACAATACCACCCGGCAGGAAGCAATGTTTAACAACATACAATTTGGAGCGGACTATTTCTTTAATGAAACCAATATTCTGACCACTTCATTTGCTTACCGACACGCCAAAGGCACAAGAAGTACCGGAATAGAGTACAGAGATTATCTTTTTAATACTAATAATCTGCAAAGAATTACCCGCCGTCTGCAAGATGAAGATGAGGTAGAGCCTAAGCTTGAGTATACCCTAAATTATAAGAGAGATTTCAAAAGAGAAGATCATGAGCTAACTGCTACTTTAAGCTATATTGATAACTGGGAAGATTCTGATCAGCTATACACCCAAAAAACTTTTTTGCCGGATAATTCACCTAGTGGTGAGCCAGATCTGTTGCAGCATTCAGATAATTACGAAACCGAAAAACAGCTTTTATTACAGGCAGATTATGTTTATCCTTTTGCTCAGGAAGGTAAAATGGAAGCAGGTATACGTACTACACTCCGGGATATCACCAATGATTTTCTGGTAAGCGAGCAGGGAGAACAAGGCTGGATCCCTTTACCTGGTCTGGACAATGAGTTTTATTATGATGAAAATATCTATGCGGCCTACTTTATTGTAGGCAATAAAATTAGTAAAGTTGGCTATCAACTGGGGCTGAGAACTGAGCTTACCGACCTGACTACTGAGTTGGTACAAACTCAGGAAATCAACCAAAGGGATTATATCAACTTTTTTCCTTCAGCGCATTTTACTTATGACCTTATTAATGATCACAAGCTGCAGTTAAGCTACAGCCGTAGACTGAACAGGCCTACTTATAGCGACCTTACCCCTTTTGTAACTTTCTACGACAACAGAAACTACTTTAGCGGAAACCCAGACCTTAACCCTGACTATACTCACGCTTTTGAGGTAGGGCATATCAAGTATTTTGACAAAGCCTCTATAAGCTCGGCCATTTATTATCGCCATACCGACGATAAAATATTCCGCTTGCGCGATGTAGTACGAGAGGGAGATGTAAGTGCCTCCACCTTGCGTCCGTATAATCTAAATAGTGAAGATGCCTATGGCGCTGAATTTATTTCGTCTTATCAGCCCTTCGGATGGTGGAAAATGGACCTTAACCTGAACTTCTTTCGCTCTATGATTGATGGTACTAATCTGGATCAGTCTTTTGAGAGCGATACCTATACCTGGTTTGGCCAGTTTAATTCCAGATTTACACTGTGGGGAAATACTGATGTGCAGCTTAGAGGAAATTATGAAGCACCCCAGCAAACCCCTCAGGGCGAGCAGTTATCTACCGCATTTATGGATATTGCAATTAGCCGGGAGTTATTCCAGAATAAAGGAGCAATTACTATCAACGTTATAGACGTATTCAGGAGCAACCGTGACCGTAGTATAGTAGAAGGGGAGTTGTTTTATAGTAGAAAAAACTTCCTGAGAAGCCCTCGCCAGATCAATGTTACATTGAGCTACCGCTTTAGACAGTAA
- a CDS encoding RNA polymerase sigma factor has protein sequence MNSNQKKHKDVYFSALTSTTCQQRFEEIYHAHIDALYHYGMKFNANRELIEDCIQDLFADLWEKKNELDTIRSLRSYLLGALRRKVLRKVYSGREQLYDFEDLTEFFEMKLLQEDNNTLTSFTEEHSQQIKNAFNKLTEKQKEVIYLRFYNQLSFKEIADVMSVQIRTVYKLAHRAIDMLKTELSSCTTALQFILFCLYS, from the coding sequence GTGAACAGCAATCAGAAAAAGCATAAGGACGTATATTTTTCCGCCTTAACTTCTACTACCTGCCAGCAGAGGTTTGAGGAAATATATCATGCACATATTGATGCGCTTTACCATTATGGCATGAAGTTTAATGCCAATCGTGAGCTCATAGAAGATTGTATTCAGGACCTGTTTGCAGATTTGTGGGAAAAAAAGAATGAGCTTGATACAATTCGCTCTTTGCGATCTTACCTACTGGGTGCACTGCGCAGAAAAGTATTAAGAAAGGTTTATAGTGGCCGTGAACAGCTCTATGATTTTGAAGATCTCACTGAATTTTTTGAAATGAAACTGCTTCAGGAGGATAACAATACCCTTACTTCCTTCACCGAAGAGCATAGCCAGCAGATCAAAAACGCATTCAACAAGCTTACAGAAAAGCAAAAAGAGGTTATCTACCTCCGTTTTTACAATCAACTAAGCTTTAAAGAGATTGCCGATGTTATGTCGGTACAGATCCGCACAGTTTACAAGTTGGCGCACAGAGCTATTGATATGCTCAAGACCGAACTCTCATCTTGCACCACAGCATTACAATTCATTCTTTTTTGTTTGTATTCGTAA
- a CDS encoding FecR family protein yields MDKEQYENYQSYQLNDFILDESFQQWAQGYASPFWDHFVEAFPEKENAIKEAKLLVSVLSVPETPLSWQKKEQQLNAIYSKVEARQKKGKTIKMPTRWAYAAAVSALLVLSVSVYYFFYIMPFQYYETAYQQNETFVLDDGTEVVLNANSELKVSRDLETKEVREVWLEGEAYFKVTKIKQEGESSSFVVHTPNLDVQVLGTHFNVRSRDGNTRVLLEEGSVKIASVETNEDILMIPGEAVEFNVEEGQIRKEIVSEPKELAWQQNFFVFENQTLGKVAEEIYQYYGIELVFEDEAMRDYIFTAEVSRDNLQLLKTLMEEAFQIDIEPDGHQLIIKRK; encoded by the coding sequence ATGGACAAAGAACAATACGAAAATTATCAATCATATCAGCTAAATGATTTCATTCTGGATGAAAGCTTCCAGCAATGGGCGCAGGGATATGCCAGCCCCTTCTGGGATCATTTTGTTGAAGCGTTTCCTGAAAAAGAAAATGCAATCAAAGAAGCGAAGCTGTTAGTGTCTGTGCTCAGCGTACCCGAAACCCCATTAAGCTGGCAAAAGAAAGAACAGCAACTAAACGCAATCTATAGTAAAGTAGAAGCCAGGCAAAAGAAGGGTAAAACAATAAAGATGCCTACCCGGTGGGCATACGCTGCGGCAGTGTCTGCATTGTTAGTTCTCAGTGTTTCTGTGTATTACTTCTTTTACATAATGCCCTTCCAGTACTACGAAACAGCTTATCAGCAGAACGAAACTTTTGTGCTGGATGATGGAACAGAAGTAGTACTTAATGCTAACTCAGAACTAAAAGTAAGCCGCGACCTGGAAACTAAGGAAGTAAGAGAGGTCTGGCTGGAAGGCGAAGCTTATTTTAAAGTTACCAAAATTAAGCAGGAGGGAGAAAGTAGTTCTTTCGTAGTACATACTCCCAACCTTGATGTGCAGGTGCTTGGTACTCATTTTAATGTAAGAAGTCGTGATGGTAACACTCGTGTGCTATTAGAAGAAGGCTCAGTTAAGATAGCCAGTGTAGAAACCAATGAAGATATTCTGATGATACCCGGTGAGGCAGTAGAATTCAACGTAGAAGAAGGGCAAATCAGAAAAGAAATCGTGAGCGAACCTAAAGAACTGGCCTGGCAGCAAAACTTCTTTGTATTTGAGAATCAGACGCTTGGGAAGGTGGCAGAAGAAATATACCAGTATTACGGTATAGAACTGGTGTTTGAAGATGAAGCCATGCGCGACTATATATTTACCGCAGAGGTATCCAGAGATAATCTGCAATTGCTTAAAACTTTAATGGAAGAGGCTTTTCAAATAGATATTGAGCCAGACGGACATCAGCTAATTATTAAAAGAAAATAA
- a CDS encoding SusC/RagA family TonB-linked outer membrane protein, producing the protein MKPKLIRVTGALLIMLHFFAPPLLHAQDAAFLEWTAMNLSNTSYNDDQETAPIALDSFLATLEKKYAISFAYDGNLIKDKKVSVKEQEEKSLDTILETALKPLNLKYKKINEKHYIIQKVAEQQVDKIGASNNDENVNKPNAPAMLTSAGAKITPIIMQQTITGRVTDGDSGDGLPGVSILAKGTTTGTVTDMNGDYRLTVADDITTLVFSSIGYTTEEVEIGNRSTINIQMMPDIQSLSEVVVVGYGTQKKSDVTGAIGMVSSEELLKAPINNAIQGLQGKVAGVNVFLNSGSPTSSPRVLIRGLGTINSGSSPLYVVDGVVMEDIQFLNPNDIQSMEVLKDASATAIYGSRGANGVIMVTTKRGANKEGVIVGYDGYVSVGTLRKKMDLLNAQEWLDVVRIGMENAPKYRPDTEANFTANDPRLFDSNGNPLYDTDWQEEATRTAVSHNHQFSIRQKSEKSSYGAFLNYSRMEGIMLNNYMDRFYGKIAYEGNPKDWFTFGFNLLANYTEENEFDEGGGYQMPRRTMIEMPPIFPVKFPDGTWSNSQMISDAYNLEAMANPVHVLETQDRLRKRTQLFGNTYFTFHLADGLDLRTQIGFDKHDRLFQEYSPTDLINISDPLGTAYQGNERVLYWQQETFLNYNKEFGAHRLNGVLGLSWQERIEEGFGITTRGFADDFFRYNNLGAASQPDAPSSYYTKWAMNSYFLRGSYTYMDKYMLTLTGRVDGSSRFGADNKYGFFPSIGAGWMVSEEDFLENSSVISQLKLRSSYGITGNTEIDTYRSLATVYTGTLLLNGQRASQSYVNRLANPSLEWEKTHQFDVGFNLALFDYKIGLEFDYYYKLTTDLLLNRPLPQTTGFSGVYDNIGEVSNRGVEVMLNTTNIENNKFSWNTTLNFNYNENRIEKLGANDEDIFPGPNWVSGSQTILRVGEPLASFWGYERLGTWNTDEADEAEAVGAVPGEAKRSAEQKIIGNGLPKWTGSLINNFTYGNFDLSIDLQFVYDVDIMQQYYHSTEDRSGIANGLRTILTEGWTPDNQNTMVQEIRNQAYAGQNSQVDSRWIADGSYLRGNLITLGYNIDNSMTERLNIGNFRVYASVQNAFVLHSDEFQGLDPEATSWGGNQWGQNIFFFQYPRPRTYTVGVNVQF; encoded by the coding sequence ATGAAACCCAAACTTATCAGAGTTACTGGGGCATTACTCATAATGCTACATTTTTTTGCCCCGCCTTTGCTCCATGCACAGGATGCTGCTTTCCTGGAATGGACTGCAATGAACCTGAGCAACACGTCTTACAATGACGATCAGGAAACTGCTCCCATCGCTCTGGACAGCTTCCTTGCCACCCTGGAAAAAAAGTATGCCATCAGCTTCGCTTATGACGGCAACCTAATCAAAGACAAAAAAGTAAGTGTAAAAGAGCAGGAAGAGAAAAGTCTGGATACCATACTGGAAACAGCGCTTAAGCCTCTTAACCTGAAGTACAAAAAGATTAATGAGAAGCACTACATCATTCAGAAAGTAGCTGAGCAGCAAGTAGATAAGATTGGTGCCAGCAATAATGATGAAAACGTAAACAAGCCAAACGCTCCGGCTATGCTTACTTCTGCTGGTGCTAAAATTACGCCTATCATTATGCAGCAGACAATCACCGGTAGAGTAACCGATGGTGACTCTGGTGATGGCCTACCTGGCGTTAGTATTTTAGCTAAAGGAACTACTACGGGTACGGTAACAGACATGAATGGAGACTACAGACTGACAGTGGCAGACGATATCACTACTCTTGTGTTCTCATCTATCGGCTACACTACCGAAGAGGTGGAAATTGGAAACCGCAGCACTATCAACATCCAGATGATGCCTGACATTCAGTCATTAAGCGAAGTGGTAGTCGTAGGTTATGGTACACAGAAAAAATCTGATGTAACTGGTGCTATCGGAATGGTAAGCTCAGAAGAACTTCTGAAAGCTCCTATTAACAATGCTATTCAGGGTTTACAAGGTAAAGTAGCAGGAGTAAACGTATTCCTGAACTCTGGTTCTCCTACCAGTAGCCCACGTGTTCTTATTCGTGGTCTGGGTACTATCAATTCTGGTTCTTCTCCTCTATACGTGGTAGATGGAGTGGTTATGGAAGATATTCAGTTCCTTAATCCTAACGATATCCAGAGTATGGAAGTGCTAAAAGATGCTTCGGCTACTGCTATCTATGGTTCTCGTGGTGCTAATGGAGTAATAATGGTTACTACCAAAAGAGGTGCGAACAAAGAAGGTGTTATCGTAGGCTATGACGGTTATGTAAGTGTAGGAACTCTTAGAAAGAAAATGGATCTGCTGAATGCTCAGGAGTGGTTGGATGTCGTAAGAATAGGTATGGAGAATGCGCCTAAGTACCGCCCTGATACTGAGGCTAACTTTACAGCGAATGATCCTCGTCTTTTTGACTCAAATGGAAACCCTCTGTATGATACAGACTGGCAGGAAGAGGCAACTCGCACCGCGGTATCTCACAACCATCAGTTTTCTATTCGTCAGAAGAGTGAAAAATCATCTTATGGTGCGTTCCTTAACTACTCTCGTATGGAAGGTATCATGCTAAACAATTATATGGACCGTTTCTACGGTAAAATTGCTTACGAGGGTAACCCTAAAGACTGGTTTACTTTCGGCTTCAACCTTTTAGCTAACTATACCGAAGAAAATGAGTTTGACGAAGGTGGTGGATACCAGATGCCTCGTCGTACTATGATTGAGATGCCTCCTATCTTCCCTGTAAAATTTCCTGATGGAACTTGGAGCAATAGCCAGATGATTTCTGATGCTTACAACCTGGAAGCAATGGCCAACCCGGTTCACGTACTGGAAACACAGGATAGACTTAGAAAGCGTACGCAGTTGTTTGGTAATACTTATTTTACTTTCCACCTGGCTGATGGCCTTGACCTGAGAACACAAATTGGTTTTGATAAGCATGACAGACTTTTCCAGGAATATAGCCCTACCGATCTAATCAATATTTCTGATCCTTTGGGTACTGCTTATCAGGGTAACGAAAGAGTTCTTTACTGGCAGCAGGAGACATTCCTTAACTATAACAAAGAATTTGGGGCGCACCGCCTGAACGGAGTACTCGGACTTAGCTGGCAGGAGCGTATAGAAGAAGGGTTTGGTATCACTACTCGTGGTTTCGCGGATGACTTCTTTAGATACAATAATTTAGGAGCTGCCAGCCAGCCAGATGCACCAAGTTCATACTATACAAAGTGGGCGATGAACTCTTACTTCCTTCGTGGTAGCTATACCTACATGGATAAATATATGCTAACCCTAACGGGTAGAGTGGATGGTTCATCTCGCTTTGGTGCAGACAACAAATACGGATTCTTCCCTTCAATAGGAGCAGGGTGGATGGTGTCTGAAGAAGATTTTCTTGAAAACTCTTCTGTAATCAGCCAGCTTAAGTTAAGATCTAGCTATGGTATTACAGGTAACACAGAAATTGATACTTACCGCTCTTTAGCTACTGTATACACCGGTACATTATTGTTGAACGGACAGCGTGCTTCTCAGAGCTACGTAAACCGTTTAGCTAACCCTAGCCTGGAGTGGGAGAAAACGCATCAGTTTGATGTAGGATTTAACCTGGCTTTGTTTGACTACAAAATTGGGTTAGAGTTTGACTACTACTACAAGCTTACTACTGACTTATTGCTGAACCGTCCTTTACCACAGACTACCGGGTTTAGTGGTGTATACGATAATATTGGTGAGGTATCTAACCGTGGTGTGGAAGTGATGTTGAATACGACCAACATAGAGAACAATAAGTTTAGTTGGAATACCACCCTGAACTTCAACTATAATGAAAACCGTATTGAGAAACTAGGTGCTAATGACGAAGATATCTTCCCTGGTCCAAACTGGGTTTCTGGTAGCCAGACCATTTTGAGAGTAGGAGAGCCTCTAGCTTCTTTCTGGGGATATGAGAGATTAGGTACCTGGAATACAGATGAGGCCGATGAAGCTGAAGCTGTAGGAGCCGTACCTGGTGAAGCTAAGCGTTCTGCTGAACAGAAAATCATCGGTAACGGACTTCCTAAATGGACAGGTAGCCTGATCAACAACTTTACTTACGGCAACTTTGATCTAAGTATAGATCTTCAGTTTGTATATGATGTTGATATTATGCAGCAGTACTATCACTCTACTGAAGACCGCTCTGGTATTGCCAACGGATTAAGAACTATACTTACTGAAGGCTGGACTCCTGATAACCAGAACACTATGGTACAGGAAATCAGAAACCAGGCTTATGCCGGACAGAACAGCCAGGTGGATAGCCGCTGGATCGCTGATGGTTCTTACCTTAGAGGTAACCTGATTACCCTGGGTTACAATATTGATAACAGCATGACAGAGCGTTTGAACATCGGTAACTTTAGAGTTTATGCCAGTGTGCAGAACGCATTTGTACTACACTCAGATGAGTTTCAGGGGCTAGATCCGGAAGCAACTTCTTGGGGAGGAAACCAGTGGGGACAGAATATTTTCTTCTTCCAGTATCCTCGTCCTAGAACTTATACTGTAGGCGTAAACGTACAGTTTTAA